A region of the Apium graveolens cultivar Ventura chromosome 6, ASM990537v1, whole genome shotgun sequence genome:
tttataattttgtaATATTTATCATCATACAATGTTCTTGTCTAATAATTTCATGTCTTTTTAATTTGGAAAAGAGAAAACAAATTTCTAATATGGAAGTAAAAATTTTACCAGGGTCATTGATATTCACAGAATTTGTATAAATTTTTTATGATAATATTATTGTTACATAATGTTTAGTTAATATTCTAAActcttttttatttttaaagtGGTCCagttattttaatataaaaatatgtgATTTGAAgaacttaatatatataaaaagAACACAGTACAAGAGGGTATGATAAATATAGAATAAGATATGTTAACCATGGTTCTAAGATCAAAAAGTGAAAATATAAGAGTTAATACTTTCTATGGAAATAAACAAAAAAGTTTTAATTGTCattaaaaagtgtaaaaatataGTATTTCTTAGCGTGTGCTCCTGCTGATTAGTAAATTAAAAAGGGAAAAAAATCTTACTAATGGTTGATTAGTAAAAGTTAAAATAAAAAACACGAGAGGGGAAAATAAGAggaaaaaatagaaaaaggaaaGGAGAAAGAGGGGGTAGAAGAGGAAAGGTCGGTAGGGTTTTAGACATTACGACCGAAACATCGGGAAACGATGGCGGCGGCAGAGGAGGATTTTGATTTAAATACAAAAACTACGCCGCAGGAGTTTGAGGCCTCGGAAAGCCCTCCCGAGGATAACTTTTATTTGGTTCAGGAGTTAGCCGAAGCATTGGAGATTCCCATCACGAGTACGTACACAGATTTGGATCAACGTGTCATGCCTCGTCATCAACTAAATTTAAACAAATTTGGTTTAATTAGAGCATTTGAGTGTTTGTATGGTGCTGCAACCGAAGAAATTGATGACAATATTGCGGAATCTTACTCAAAGTGTTACAGATGGTTCCTGAACCGATGCGGAGTGCTGATATGAAGAGAGCCGTGGTTCGGATTTTTAACTTGGGTGGGAGAATTCCGAAAGAATTAGTAGCCAGGCAGAACGAGTGGAGAAATAGCTCTAAAAAAATTCACAAGATTCCCGTAGATAGTAGTCAATACTTAAGGGACAGAAGGCTGTCCTGTTCCACCAGGCTGTCCCTCTGCATGAATGTGAATGTTTGTCTTTCTGTACGACCTACTTTGGATGTTAGATAATTGTTAGAGCATCTCAGCCGGAGTAACTATATTCATTAGCTATATTAGTATAGAAAATAGATATTATGTAAATATTGATGAACCTGTAAGAAATTGGGTATTAGCTATAATGATTAGCTATATTCAAAAAACGGTTTTTATtgttattttcaaattttaacagTTATGTTTTATCAAAAAGGGTTGGTAAGAagttattaataaaaaatattttttttaacttaatTATAAGtggaaataatatatatatgtataaaataaaaatatttactgatgttattataatatttaaatcattaaaaaaattagtTAACAAACATTacttttttatattataaaatatttaactaattttttatccaagtaatttttaatagttttttatataaaaatgtacaataaaaaataatataagtAATTAATAAAATTGGTTAACATGATTTTTTTACGgctttttgatattaaatttttacaattaatattacataaagttaaaataaaaaattaaattagtatttatatatatatatatattaaatgtaattattatatatataaatgtaattttttttgtaaaactCCACTCAATTCTAAAATCTCAAaccttaattatatatatttgatgaaGCCAGATGTTCTAGCGGGAAGGTGTACCTTGAAGGGAAAATAAGCCGCGGGATAAATATTGTATTGTAGAGGGAAATGACGTAACCCAAATATAGATGATAGTCATTCATTCAACAAATGTGCATCTAAAATTTTACAGGATTGTCACGTAGATATTATTGCTAACAGGTGCTCTCCCCTGGAGATGCTCTTAACCATGTGTGCTCTATATCTGAAATCTAATTTCAAAAACTGTAGTCAGAATAAAACTGAATTTAAACCTTAAAGATCTGTTTTCTGTACAAGTATAAACAGGCAATTTTAAATGTCTAATGCAAATATTATTTTCTTATTGCTGTGTATCTCTATTGTCTTTCTGGTAAGATCAGAAATCTGGCTAGCAAAATCTGTtgaattaattatatttaaaagtTTTCTTATTGTGTCTGGTCATATAATAGTCGTGTTCGTGTCAGTGTTCCAGATATACGGATACATTTCGTGTCGTTTTTGTGTCTACACATAAAGTACACGAAACACGACATTACACAACACGAAACGACACGACCTGAATGATTTGCCGGGTCCTGAATCAGGACTATACTTTGTCAAAACTATCAAGATCTTCGGAATTTAGAAATATTCGATTTTCCATCATTGTTGTGTGAAATATAAGGTAGCACAGCCTCAGAGACCATTAGAAAATGGAGTCATAATATGACCATGGCTTTGAAGACGATTGCCATGGATGCGTTTCCGTTGAAAATAAAATTCCTGTAGATAAGTCATCATTCACCTTCATAGAATCAGTAGTTACGGGGCTGTGAAAAAATACATTAGTAATTTATTGATACGTTAAAAACCACATGAATATGCATCCATGAGTTCAGCACTTTTACCGAGATATTCggaggaatgttgttgataggcTTAAAATATGTTTTGAggaataaaaaataataattatgaaTTTCAAATATAGGATAAAACAAAAAACTTAATTGGTTAAGTATATTCTTGTGGAAATGGTTTTCTTGCATAGTTTGCAATGTTTTACTGGCCTGGTAAAAATCGTTTTGTGTAGTAAGATCATGGGTAAACCCTTCCAGGTGGTTTCCATGGTCTAATCCACTTGCCACTGAAAGATAATTGCAAGCCAAATTAGCAGAGAAGTAAGAAATAGGTACAAAGAATAACTTGAACTCGTATCCCAATCTGCTTCTTCCTGTACAATCAGTAATTTAGCAACACATTATGTGTACGCATTGTTTTTACCTAGTAAGTCTAAAACAAACAGTTGAAAGATCTATTTCAGACAACATGGTCCAAATTCCCAGAAAGAATACTTGTACTTGGATGAAAAGTAATACCAGTTTCAACATGGTCCAAATTCTCCTGGAGAGTACTTTAGATTAAATCTAATGTTACCCTCATATTTTCCAATGCTGTCAATTGTACGGAGTCTTTTCGATTTCGGTGACCCTTCAATATCATCGGCTAACTGAACTTGTTTCTCCTGTAATCTGCGCAAACATTTGTCAATTTCAGCATCATTCAACTTCTCCCCATTGCTAGTCACTTCCACACATTGCATTTTGACCAAACATTCTAAACAGGCACAGACAATCTCTGGATCATCACTGAATACTTTTAATGAATCCCACAAAGGCTGTACACTCTCCCCCAAGCATCTGTAGCAAAAGAAAACAGTATCACTCTTGAAgtaaaataaattgaaaaatgtTACAATATCATACTATAACATACATTATCTGATCACTGTTAGCACCACGAATCGCGTTTAAAATTGCCCAAGTAGCCTCCTCCTTCACATCTACCAACTTGTGCTTTTTTATAACACCGGCCAGAGATTTAATACACTTGTGTTCAATTACGGCCTATCCGATATAATTATATATGGAAAAAAACATAAATAATTAGTCACGAAGGTTTGATCACAAATGAAGACTAAACTAAAATTATACATGGAGAATACTCACATTTATAAACGTTTCTCCTCTGGCGGTTATGTTTGAAAGTATCCAACAGGGGTCTATCACATAGTTCTTGTCTTTTTCGTGTAACAAACATTCAAGTTCCAAGAGTCCTTCCTTATCAATTATAACCTGGAAGAGCATAAAGTTTAGGTAGATAATTTGCTTCCCAACTTCCATGTTTGGATTTTCAGTTCTACTACTTTACAACTAGTTTGTTTTTACCAGTCAAAAAGTCATTAGATCCTTTCAAGGTTCAAGAATCCCCTGACCTTTTCACTCCATCGGAGTAAATGGAATCAAGCTTTAATTCTTGAAAGGGCAACAAAATTGGAAAGCTTCTTACTTTAAGACTCTCAAAATTCTGAAGATCGGCCGCCAATTTTTTCACAAAGCCACTACCAGTTAATAAGGAAAACAGTTACAAGTTGCAGTGCTTTTAACCATGGAAGAGTATTAGGTATTTGCTTCAGGAATGCCATAATAGTGTTTTAGTTTCAGTGAAGAACTAATTTGTTCTCTAGTCAATTAATTCCTAATGATTTAGTTTCAGGAATGCCATAATAGTGTTACTTTGTTAGAATGATCACACCTCAGAGATGTTAGGATACAAGTTGTTATTCCAAATTCTGAAGTAGTATATTTTATCTCTTGGATACAGAATTTGCACTATTATGAAAATAAAAATGATCATTGGGTTCATTATTTTAATTGTTCTCACAATTTGTTCCATTCAATCTCACACTTATTTATCCTGTATTTTCCCTCCCTCCATAGACAAACTACCTTGAGGAAGTGTGCTATAAATCTTACCAGGCATATGCTTAAGGTAATGTCAAATGAAACCGATGACGCAATTGAAATCTTTTTTACGTACAGATTGTCTTAATTATCCTTTTTATCAAAATTTTATGCTATTAGTCCGTAGACTTGAAATTATAAGAACCAAGAACTGTACATGTAAAGTGCTATCCCTTGAAAATAACAACCCATTATCAAAGAGGAAttcatatatacacacatataaaTACACAAGAATATTGGGCAAGTTATGGTACATATTACACTTGTCACGTTATCATACCTGAACATCATCATCACTGCCCCATCTTACAATGCTTCCGAGTGCTACAAGTGCATTAATGACATTGCTAGGTTCTCGAGATCTGCAAAACAAATGAACACAACAAAAATAAACCCAAAACTAATTTGTTGGCAAAAATGAGATTATACTATATAAGCTTACTCAATGAGCACAAGAAGCTTCTCAGTAACATGGTCGAGGTCATCACGATTAACTAACACCTCTTTATTTCCATCACAAAGCTTTGCAAATCCTTCACATGCGTTTGACGCAATATCAAAACTTCCATATTGTAAAAGATTTATAATAGCACGAAGAGCCAACTTTAACTGCCAAAGTTTTAGCTACAGTTAATAATGAAATGTTTTATTTGTAGATGACTGTACAAAGTCATTTGAATTCTTGACAGAAGATAACCTTATCATCTGGAAGCAGTGGATGTACTTGACAAATGGCTGCCAAAGTCATACTGATGGTCCATAAGACCTTGTTGTCGACAGAGTCAGGACAATTTAACACCTAAGGGTTGGGAGAGTGTTCAGTGATAAAAAGAGTGATACTCTCCAAAGTCTCTTCAATTATAGTCTTAATTTCAATGTCAGGACGATTGGAAAATGCTAAAACAATACTGCGCAGTAACCAGGGAGCCTACAAAGTAAAAAAGGGTCTCACAAATTGAAGCACATTCACGGTTAGGGAGAAAAGGGGAGGTAATTTCGCTTCATTGCTTACCTGCAACCTTAAGTTATAATCCTCTGAGCGAAGAAGGTTTCCCATCATTGGAGGTTCAATAAACTTAATTACCATTTCCCTGTTAGCGGTATAAGCAACAACAGGTGCGAGAATGTAAACAGCATTCAGCTGTCAatgaaaagaaataaaacaaatttattccAAAAACATGTTTGAATAAAAATTGATACAAATAACACCGCAAATGATTTGACAATGGCATTACCACAACAGACCTGAAACACTGGATTTTGGTCATCAAAGAGAAAATCAACAAGGAGCTTATAAAAAGGCTCCTTTAGTGCACCAGCCAACCTTGGATCTGTTGGACAAAGAATTTCAAGGATAGCAGTTTTTGATAGTATGATGAGTTAATAGATATATAAAATGAGAAGTGAGCATGTTTTACCTGTTATTATCATATCACCCAACTCTTTAGTGCACTTCTCAATCTCTAACCGGTCTCCGGAAGTGATATTATGTGTTAGTTGATTAATTTTTTCTCTCTGCAATCATAGAATAATAAAACATTGAAAATGGTGGATGCTGAATAGTAACCTTAATTTGTGGTCAAACTGGGTGTTTGCTGAATCTGGAGAGAAACCCCCCAACTTCTCATCAAATTACTCATCGAAAATTCAAGAATTTAATTtgaaataattaattttgaaaaGTTAAATACTTGATTTTGGTAATTAACACAAACACAATACCGGGGGATAAAAACCGAGGCTAATTTGTATTAGCAATTGCAAAAAAAAGATTATAAACACAACACAAATATAcagaggggggagagagagagggggggagagagggagagagagagagagggggggagggagagagggggggagggagagagagggagagagggggagagagagagagagagagagagagagagagagagagagagagagaccttGATGTCGACAGCAATAGGGTCAAGAAAGCGGGCGATCTTAGGTGGGTCGAACCAAAACTCATGAGATAATGAAATCGTATATCCATCATCCGGTCTGTGATCTCTTATAAAAGGATAAACTTGTTTAATATCAAATTTTGCTTCTGCTTTTGAGCCATTTGCCAATTCACCATTTCTTTTCACTTTTTTTCCGGAATCAACACCAATCCCTTCCGACTCCATTTTTATCTACTCTCTCTCTAACTCTTCTTCTATCGTTTTCTGATTATATCCTATATATAGAGCAAGGGGTTTTTGCGTCATATTAGTTGCACGTGGTAATATGTACCTGGTGGGCTAAAGgttatatttatttcatttattcaaTTATACTGTTATAATAACTACTAACTTCTATAACAAATACAAGTAACTAACTAAAAATTGAACTATAAGTATATGTTTTTAAATGATATTAAGTAATAATAAAagtattatataaatatatataacaCAAGTAACAATTATCTTTTTGACAGAAAAAAGTaacaattattttaataaaaataaatataggTAACAATTAAGAAATCATTTGTTAATCGTGTTAAAAATAgtattatttttttacaaaaaatcgAAAAGTGTAAGtttgatttaaaaatatttttgaaagataagttcattttaattttataaaacaagaaACACATTTAGATTATATTAGGTATAAATATTACATGATCAATCCTATAAAATATTAAAACGatgaagaaatataataataataaaaatattataatttaaaattgaaatacaaatctaataaaaaaatattatatactAATTTTTATCATATAAAATACGAAACAAATTTAGATTATATTTTGGTATAAATATTACAAGCATTTTGTTTCAATTTGTAAAAAAAGAAAAGTTACGGATtgactttaaaaaaaattattaaaataagtAACAACAAGTAATTAATTCAGAAATTGAAGTATAATTATAGATTCTTAAATgttataaaattaaatttaaagGGTTATATAAAATACAAGCAataattatcttaataaaaataaatataagtactAATCAACAAATCATTTGGTaatatcatttttttaaaaaaaatggaatgtgtaaatttgattaaaaatatatttgaatagataattttaatttttatcttataaaataaGTAACGCAGTTAGATTGTATTTAGGTATAAATATTATATGTGTTTTGCTTTTaacaaaatatttttgaatagataattttaatttttatcttataaaataaGTAAGAGTTAGATTGTATATAGGTATAAATATTATATGTGTTTTGCTTCAATGGGAATTgcagatttttttaaaaaatttaaaaatggacttttaaaaatttgaaaaaaatataataaaataataagaatgataaattattacaattcaaaatttaaatacaaatctaataatatatatttaaaagtacTATGACAATTAATTGTAAAGTATTTTTTCCCAAAAtcataaaaattataaaaaaattattacaaaCACTGAGAAATGCAAATCCCAAACAACTTTCTAATTTTTGATCAAACTCCACAAGATTAAgagaaaaatatatataaataaaataataattacctaaacatattatatgatatgattaaaatattatatttataaatttataatgtGAAAAAATATCAAACAATGGAagaaataaaatatattataacacatatatattatattaatgtAATAAAATACAATAATAACTAAAGATTTAAATACAAAAATCTcaattttcggaaaatacattattcatgaaaacataaattatataaaaaaatgattGGTCAGTATGGCTAACAATGTCATTTCAtattaaaatcatataaaattagCCCAGCCCCTACCACAAAAGATAATTTTCAAGTAAGACTCTAATTATTTCTAATACATTTATAATATACAAGTATTGATGATAAAAAGAAATTAATTAaagttaaaatattataatatatcaaattattaatgtaattaaaaaataatacataaataaatataaattccAAAGAAAATATTAATTTGTAGAGAATCAAATTAACAAAACGGAAAAATGTAACatgtaaaatattatataatacTTGACATGTTTAAAAATATATTCTAGAcaatataatttaaaaaatataaataagaGAAAATACTAATAACAAATATGTAAAAATAAATTTCACTACACTATTTTGGTAAAATAATAATCATCACATAGATATGTTATCAAAAAAACTTTTAAAGTAACTTTAAATTTGTAAGTACAAATTTCACTTACACTAATATTTTCAATATTTAtgctaaaaaattaaaaatagattaacaaatataatataaaattatacaAAAAGTAGATATTTAGATTTATTAAAatgaatattttacaaaaatatagttgtaaataagttaaaaatatataaaaaaacatgaaaataaattatatttcgcttgacatatttaaaaatatattactataaaaataaataaaatcaaattttaagATTAAATTAACAAACATGACAtttttaaacaaaaataaaaattataaaaatatttaaaaattatccCATGCATCGGTATAAAGGTAGTATAAGTAACAATGGGATTTTGGTGATAGGGTTTGGTCGTCACATGGTTGCAAGTGCTAAATTATTGTTATAATATATAcaatatttatttcatttattttattattttaccaaaatatctaataatttgtataataaaCACAATAGGCAATTAATTAAGAAATTGACAACTATAATTATctattcttaaatgatataaaataatattcaaagttttatattatatatatatacatatatttataatgCAAGCaacaattattttaataataatacatataataaCAATTAACAAATCATTTATAATCAGACTAAAGTTgtatcattttaaaaaaaaaatattggagtgggtaaatttgatttaaaatatttttgaatagataattTTCATTTATATCTTATAAAATAACGAACAcatttagattatatttaaatataaatattacaTTGTTTTGTTTCATTTTGTAAAAAGTGAAAATTACGGATtctcttttaaaaaatttagagcaCATGAATCCTCTAAAACATAAAAACGAGgaatacatataataataatttatctATTACAATTTAAAAAGGAAATAcaaatttagcaaaaaaaataatGGATATACAGATCTAATAAATACATTATagattatatttattatatttattttattattctattATGATATTTAATAATCTGTATAACAAACACAATAGGTAATTATTTAAGAAATTGAactataattaaatattattaaatgatataaaataatgttaaaagtgttatatatataatacaagcaACAATTATCTTAATAAGATAAATATAAGCAACAATCAACAAATTATTTGTTATCTTCAAAAATTTGGAATGGAtaagtttgatttaaaatatttttgaatagataattttaatttttatcttataaaatgaGGAACATATTAAGATTACATCTGTTTTGTTTCATTTTGTAAAATAGGAAAATCATGGattgtcttttaaaaaatttagagtacatgaattttataaaacataaaaattaggaatacatataataataataataataataataataataataaataactattacaattcaaaattgaaatacaaATATAATAGAATACATTTAAAAATACTATCAATTGATTACTAAAATAAAGTACTATGACAATTAGATCTAAagtatttttttcaaaatcattactagaataaaaaaaattatataatataaaatattctCCTTATAAATTTATAATGTGAAAAAGTCAGATaatgaagaaaaaaaataaattataacacaTATATTATATTAAGGTTATCAAATgtcaaatataaaaatacaataagaattaaatatataagtacaaaaagtacaattttt
Encoded here:
- the LOC141668496 gene encoding importin subunit alpha-like produces the protein MESEGIGVDSGKKVKRNGELANGSKAEAKFDIKQVYPFIRDHRPDDGYTISLSHEFWFDPPKIARFLDPIAVDIKREKINQLTHNITSGDRLEIEKCTKELGDMIITDPRLAGALKEPFYKLLVDFLFDDQNPVFQLNAVYILAPVVAYTANREMVIKFIEPPMMGNLLRSEDYNLRLQVLNCPDSVDNKVLWTISMTLAAICQVHPLLPDDKLKLALRAIINLLQYGSFDIASNACEGFAKLCDGNKEVLVNRDDLDHVTEKLLVLIESREPSNVINALVALGSIVRWGSDDDVQVIIDKEGLLELECLLHEKDKNYVIDPCWILSNITARGETFINAVIEHKCIKSLAGVIKKHKLVDVKEEATWAILNAIRGANSDQIICLGESVQPLWDSLKVFSDDPEIVCACLECLVKMQCVEVTSNGEKLNDAEIDKCLRRLQEKQVQLADDIEGSPKSKRLRTIDSIGKYEGNIRFNLKYSPGEFGPC